In the Peptoclostridium acidaminophilum DSM 3953 genome, one interval contains:
- a CDS encoding C1 family peptidase encodes MMIFFTIHALFVMLSSGASFAEDTPYKTGLNEGYIEEKSKLLQRALDEEFVGEDILPSSIDHSDSPYLPPAGSQRENSCVGWAVGYYLRTYQQGMDFEWSVKSGIDYYPSRVFSPTFIYNQINYGVDAGATLEDAGRLLENVGAATLEDFPYIQGDYRTKPSSDVISSAYPHRIRDWHILYNRYDSKEYIMRKTKEYLNTGDILVAGVYVGDNWYNPDIQADGTSIITKEVCPRAGHAITVVGYDDGIATSDGPGAFKVINSWGSEWGDQGFSYVSYEEFSSNIIKAVVYTDIANESLSQEKPDESLYEEIYPKVSSSAAPDKEWVITFSDEVDEATLGDGIHVIQSSPCGII; translated from the coding sequence ATGATGATTTTTTTCACCATACATGCTTTGTTTGTAATGCTTAGTTCGGGTGCTTCATTTGCCGAAGACACACCGTACAAAACAGGACTCAATGAGGGTTATATAGAAGAAAAAAGCAAGCTGCTTCAAAGAGCCCTGGATGAGGAGTTTGTAGGTGAGGATATACTCCCTTCGAGCATAGACCACTCGGATTCTCCCTACCTTCCGCCGGCAGGAAGCCAGAGGGAGAACAGCTGCGTAGGGTGGGCCGTCGGGTATTACCTTAGAACATATCAGCAGGGAATGGATTTTGAGTGGAGCGTAAAAAGCGGCATCGATTATTATCCCAGCAGGGTGTTCTCGCCCACATTCATATACAACCAGATAAATTACGGCGTGGATGCAGGCGCAACGCTTGAGGATGCTGGAAGACTGCTGGAGAATGTGGGGGCTGCAACGCTAGAGGATTTTCCATACATACAGGGAGACTACAGAACCAAGCCTTCCTCAGATGTCATAAGCTCCGCCTATCCCCACAGAATACGGGACTGGCATATTCTCTACAACAGGTACGACTCCAAGGAATACATAATGAGGAAGACAAAGGAATACCTCAACACGGGAGATATCCTGGTAGCAGGAGTATACGTCGGGGACAACTGGTATAACCCGGACATTCAAGCAGACGGAACAAGCATAATAACAAAAGAGGTTTGCCCCAGAGCAGGCCATGCCATTACAGTTGTAGGATATGACGATGGCATAGCAACCTCGGATGGCCCGGGAGCATTTAAAGTAATAAATTCCTGGGGAAGCGAATGGGGAGACCAGGGCTTCAGCTACGTATCCTACGAGGAATTCTCCTCAAACATTATAAAGGCGGTAGTGTACACGGACATTGCAAACGAAAGCCTTTCGCAGGAGAAGCCGGACGAATCGCTGTATGAAGAGATATACCCGAAAGTAAGCAGCAGTGCGGCACCTGACAAGGAATGGGTCATTACCTTCAGCGACGAAGTAGACGAAGCCACGCTGGGTGATGGCATCCATGTTATTCAAAGTAGTCCTTGTGGTATAATATGA